The Sagittula sp. P11 genome window below encodes:
- a CDS encoding DUF6362 family protein: protein MADREWTAECVADHFEEAFRTLRKLPPVKAQGYFNTWPDIVRTSREIAAMEPQPMRVWPSAAAITRLEQTFDWVLWIEEAERKLVWSRAARVPWKQISGELGCDRTTAWRRWQLALTKIAARLNAQ from the coding sequence ATGGCTGATCGCGAATGGACCGCAGAGTGCGTCGCCGATCATTTCGAGGAGGCGTTCCGCACCCTGCGCAAGCTGCCGCCGGTGAAGGCGCAGGGCTATTTCAACACCTGGCCCGACATCGTGCGGACCAGCCGCGAGATCGCGGCGATGGAGCCGCAGCCGATGCGGGTCTGGCCCTCGGCCGCCGCGATCACCCGGCTCGAGCAGACCTTCGACTGGGTGCTCTGGATCGAGGAGGCGGAGCGCAAGCTGGTCTGGTCGCGCGCAGCCCGTGTGCCGTGGAAGCAGATCAGCGGGGAGCTGGGCTGCGACCGCACGACGGCGTGGCGTCGCTGGCAACTGGCGCTGACGAAGATTGCTGCACGGCTGAATGCGCAGTGA
- a CDS encoding AAA family ATPase — protein sequence MPFLGFTPPRPLRVFYLQAEIQYHYLRERMQQIALPATVIAAARDTFVATPKLKLLLDAEGVARVAEAIRAAFSNAPPDIIVIDPIRNLFDGGPEGGGENDNSAMMFFLKDRVELLREAVNPDAGVILAHHTRKASKHQVKDDPFLALSGASALRGFYTSGLLMRRPDEDSSVRRLEIELRNGPALPGKLIDKVKGEWVELNPLNERLVRKEVGAKLDAERLRKHDVILGMLLDEAASERLYTAMQFAETFENRGGLGSKHTIRERLSVLATKGFVKFLRDPSGFGFPVTRSRFGYLCVEGMQFGAPVEEVDPDTGEVATSARPVLPSHFKCPQSGLCLQVENPAVWVYPEGLEDDLTHMSEA from the coding sequence GTGCCGTTCCTCGGCTTCACGCCGCCCCGGCCGCTGCGCGTGTTCTACCTTCAAGCCGAGATCCAGTATCACTACCTGCGCGAGCGCATGCAGCAGATCGCGCTGCCCGCCACCGTGATCGCCGCCGCGCGCGACACCTTCGTCGCCACGCCGAAACTGAAGCTGCTGCTCGACGCGGAGGGTGTCGCCCGCGTGGCCGAGGCAATCCGGGCCGCATTCTCCAACGCGCCGCCCGACATCATCGTCATCGACCCGATCCGCAACCTCTTCGACGGTGGCCCCGAGGGCGGCGGCGAAAACGACAACAGCGCCATGATGTTCTTCCTGAAGGACCGGGTCGAGCTCCTGCGCGAGGCGGTCAATCCGGACGCGGGCGTCATCCTCGCCCACCATACCCGCAAGGCCAGCAAGCATCAGGTCAAGGACGATCCCTTCCTCGCGCTCTCCGGCGCCAGCGCGCTGCGCGGCTTCTACACCTCGGGGCTGCTCATGCGCCGGCCCGACGAGGACAGCAGTGTCCGCAGGCTGGAGATCGAGCTTCGGAACGGCCCCGCGCTGCCCGGCAAGCTGATCGACAAGGTGAAGGGCGAGTGGGTCGAGTTGAACCCGCTGAACGAGCGCCTGGTGCGCAAGGAGGTCGGCGCCAAGCTCGATGCCGAACGGCTGCGCAAGCACGATGTCATCCTCGGCATGCTGCTGGATGAGGCTGCGAGCGAGCGCCTCTACACCGCCATGCAGTTCGCCGAGACCTTCGAGAACCGGGGAGGTCTGGGCAGCAAGCACACGATCCGCGAGCGCCTCAGCGTGCTGGCGACCAAGGGCTTCGTGAAGTTCCTGCGCGACCCCTCGGGGTTCGGCTTCCCCGTCACCCGGTCGCGGTTCGGCTACCTTTGCGTCGAGGGCATGCAGTTCGGCGCGCCCGTCGAGGAGGTCGATCCGGACACCGGCGAGGTCGCCACAAGCGCCCGTCCGGTCCTGCCCAGCCACTTCAAGTGCCCCCAATCCGGGCTCTGCCTGCAGGTCGAAAACCCCGCCGTCTGGGTCTACCCGGAGGGGCTCGAGGACGACCTAACTCATATGAGTGAGGCCTGA
- a CDS encoding DUF6511 domain-containing protein — translation MPTSTPITAEDRRRLWHPRGTLCAVCRQPTRGFGWFDPHRSKRRRPSVWFCSMPCQSFWTRLARERFAMVDLTEEERAAITATMKRVALLMDEIGWATPLADLTEAQVRALIEEAVEGFREAISDIARAQTPEVPF, via the coding sequence ATGCCCACATCCACACCCATCACCGCCGAGGACCGGCGGCGGCTCTGGCATCCGCGTGGGACGCTCTGTGCTGTCTGCCGGCAACCCACCCGTGGTTTTGGCTGGTTCGATCCGCACCGGTCGAAGCGGCGCCGGCCATCGGTCTGGTTCTGCTCGATGCCCTGCCAGTCCTTCTGGACGCGCTTGGCCAGGGAGCGTTTCGCCATGGTTGACCTGACCGAGGAAGAGCGCGCCGCGATCACCGCCACCATGAAGCGCGTGGCGCTGCTGATGGACGAGATCGGCTGGGCCACCCCGCTTGCGGATCTGACCGAGGCGCAGGTGCGCGCGCTGATCGAGGAAGCCGTCGAGGGTTTCCGCGAGGCCATATCCGACATCGCCCGGGCGCAGACGCCGGAGGTGCCGTTTTGA
- a CDS encoding DEAD/DEAH box helicase translates to MRLRLRQKTFVERSVAALASRGNTLGVAPTGAGKTIMLSAVTGEMIGAMSKNSGAKACVLAHRDELTAQNRAKFQRVVPGVATSVIDATEKSWGGQVAFAMVPTLARASNLADMPRLDLLVVDEAHHAVADSYRRIIDRVREANPDARIFGVTATPNRGDRKGLREVFDNVADQVRLGELIASGHLVPPRTFVIDVGVQDELRSVRKTMSDFDMAEVAGIMDRAPVTDEVIRHWKEKAGDRQTVVFCSTVAHAEHVTDAFRTAGVSAALIHGDLAAETRKAILADYAAGDIRVVVNVAVLTEGWDHPPTSCVVLLRPSSYKSTMIQMVGRGLRTVDPEEHPGIVKTDCVVLDFGTSSLIHGTLEQDVDLDGKTETGEAPTKSCPACEAEIPLAATECPLCGEVFPREDEEAGEGGGAAPLSGFMMTEIDLLKRSSFAWVDLYGTDDALMATGFAAWGGIFWLDGVWYAIGGAKGERPHLLGVGERTVCLAQADDWLNTHETDESAFKTRSWLRQPPTEKQLQYLPPECRHDFGLTRYRASALMTFGFNKRAIRQLIDAAAAPERRAA, encoded by the coding sequence ATGCGCCTGCGCCTCCGCCAGAAGACCTTCGTCGAGCGCAGCGTGGCTGCGCTCGCTTCCCGCGGCAACACGCTGGGCGTGGCGCCCACCGGTGCGGGCAAGACCATCATGCTCTCGGCGGTCACCGGCGAGATGATCGGCGCCATGTCAAAGAATTCGGGCGCCAAGGCCTGCGTGCTCGCCCATCGCGACGAGTTGACGGCGCAGAACCGCGCCAAGTTCCAGCGCGTAGTGCCCGGCGTCGCTACCTCGGTCATCGACGCCACGGAGAAGTCCTGGGGCGGCCAGGTCGCCTTCGCCATGGTGCCGACGCTGGCGCGGGCTTCGAACCTCGCTGACATGCCGCGCCTCGACCTGCTGGTTGTCGACGAGGCGCACCATGCCGTCGCCGACAGCTATCGCCGGATCATCGACCGGGTGCGCGAAGCCAATCCCGACGCCCGGATCTTCGGGGTCACGGCGACGCCGAACCGGGGCGACAGGAAAGGCCTGCGCGAGGTTTTTGACAACGTGGCCGACCAGGTGCGGCTGGGCGAGCTCATCGCCTCGGGCCACCTCGTCCCGCCGCGCACCTTCGTCATCGATGTGGGCGTGCAGGACGAGTTGCGCTCGGTCCGCAAGACGATGTCGGATTTCGACATGGCGGAGGTGGCGGGCATCATGGATCGCGCGCCCGTCACCGACGAGGTGATCCGCCACTGGAAGGAGAAGGCAGGCGATCGGCAGACCGTGGTGTTCTGCTCCACCGTCGCCCACGCCGAACATGTCACCGACGCCTTCAGGACGGCGGGCGTTTCCGCCGCGTTGATCCACGGCGATCTGGCGGCCGAGACCCGCAAGGCGATCCTCGCCGACTACGCGGCGGGCGATATCCGCGTCGTGGTCAACGTGGCGGTGCTGACCGAGGGCTGGGATCACCCGCCCACCTCCTGCGTCGTGCTGCTGCGCCCCAGCTCCTACAAGTCCACGATGATCCAGATGGTCGGGCGCGGCCTGCGCACCGTCGACCCCGAGGAACATCCCGGCATCGTCAAGACCGACTGCGTCGTGCTGGATTTCGGGACATCGAGCCTGATCCACGGCACGCTGGAACAGGATGTCGATCTCGACGGCAAGACCGAGACCGGCGAGGCGCCCACCAAGTCCTGTCCGGCCTGCGAGGCGGAGATCCCGCTGGCCGCCACCGAATGCCCGCTCTGCGGCGAGGTTTTCCCGCGGGAGGACGAAGAGGCCGGTGAAGGCGGCGGTGCCGCGCCGCTTTCGGGCTTCATGATGACCGAGATCGACCTGCTGAAGCGGTCCAGCTTCGCCTGGGTCGACCTCTACGGCACGGACGACGCGCTGATGGCCACGGGCTTCGCGGCCTGGGGCGGCATTTTCTGGCTGGACGGGGTCTGGTACGCCATCGGCGGGGCGAAGGGCGAACGCCCGCATCTGCTGGGTGTGGGCGAGCGCACCGTCTGCCTCGCGCAGGCCGACGACTGGCTGAACACCCACGAGACCGACGAGAGCGCCTTCAAGACCCGCTCTTGGCTGCGCCAGCCGCCGACCGAAAAGCAGCTGCAGTACCTGCCACCCGAATGCCGCCATGACTTCGGCCTGACGCGCTACCGCGCCTCGGCGCTGATGACCTTCGGCTTCAACAAGCGCGCCATCCGCCAACTGATCGACGCTGCGGCTGCACCCGAACGGAGGGCGGCATGA
- a CDS encoding ATP-binding protein has protein sequence MALPIIGADERLAQRKGIKGVIFGRSGIGKTSLLWTLNASTTLFLDLEAGDLAVEGLEIDTLRPRTWKECRDFAVFIGGPNPALREDQPYSQAHFDEVCGRYGDPAVIGKYETVFIDSITVAGRLCFQWCRGQPEAFSEKTGKPDIRGAYGLHGREMIGWLTHLQHTRGKHVWFVGILDERLDDFNRKVFQPQIDGSKTGLELPGIVDQVITMADIPDPGGQSQRAFVCQTLNPWGYPAKDRSGRLDRVEAPHLGRLMEKIQRPAAPASERLTWPPVTPADPAPAQEPSHG, from the coding sequence ATGGCCCTTCCCATCATCGGCGCCGATGAGCGGCTCGCGCAACGCAAGGGCATCAAGGGCGTCATCTTCGGCCGGTCCGGCATCGGCAAGACCAGCCTGCTCTGGACGCTGAACGCCTCGACCACGCTCTTCCTCGATCTCGAGGCTGGCGATCTGGCGGTCGAGGGTCTGGAGATCGACACCCTCCGGCCCCGCACCTGGAAGGAATGCCGCGATTTCGCGGTGTTCATCGGCGGGCCGAACCCGGCGCTGCGCGAGGACCAGCCCTACAGCCAGGCGCATTTCGACGAGGTCTGCGGGCGCTACGGCGATCCGGCGGTGATCGGGAAGTACGAGACCGTCTTCATCGACTCGATCACCGTGGCCGGGCGGCTCTGCTTCCAGTGGTGCCGTGGCCAGCCCGAGGCGTTCTCCGAGAAAACCGGGAAGCCCGACATCCGCGGCGCCTACGGGCTGCATGGCCGCGAGATGATTGGGTGGTTGACCCACCTGCAGCACACGCGCGGAAAGCATGTCTGGTTCGTCGGCATCCTCGACGAGCGGCTCGACGACTTCAACCGCAAGGTCTTCCAGCCGCAGATCGACGGCTCGAAGACCGGGCTCGAACTGCCCGGAATCGTGGATCAGGTCATCACCATGGCCGACATCCCGGACCCGGGCGGCCAGTCGCAGCGCGCCTTCGTCTGCCAGACGCTGAACCCCTGGGGCTATCCCGCCAAGGACCGCTCCGGTCGCCTCGACAGGGTCGAGGCCCCGCATCTCGGCCGGCTGATGGAGAAGATCCAGCGCCCCGCGGCGCCTGCCTCCGAACGCCTGACCTGGCCGCCGGTGACCCCGGCCGATCCCGCGCCCGCGCAGGAGCCCAGCCATGGCTGA
- a CDS encoding RNA polymerase sigma factor — MHSSTNLHFQRSFDAVRRAQADLAPFRDPAALLDGLHRTPGDQGQKNVILSALVRAAQGDGPASDCALTLLLLALWPGLDAIRRRSIWRRIGTADEVASDVLARTTEAVRGLDLGRVNWIAATVLRNVERDMIRVRRRDTAREHLASGADPDEVADSGDSGIGAAGYARLNGAVRKLLGDDALLVIRVAIEGFSQAEVAVELGLTEAAARKRYQRAMRRLHDALEEIP; from the coding sequence ATGCATTCATCCACGAACCTTCACTTCCAGCGCAGCTTCGACGCCGTCCGGCGCGCGCAGGCCGACCTCGCACCGTTCCGGGATCCAGCGGCCCTGCTGGATGGGCTGCACCGCACACCCGGCGATCAGGGCCAGAAGAACGTGATCCTCTCCGCGCTCGTCAGGGCGGCGCAGGGCGACGGACCCGCGTCCGACTGCGCCCTGACGCTGCTGTTGCTGGCGCTCTGGCCCGGCCTCGACGCCATCCGCCGCCGGTCGATCTGGCGCAGGATCGGCACCGCCGACGAGGTCGCCTCCGACGTTCTGGCGCGCACCACCGAGGCGGTCCGCGGGCTCGACCTCGGGCGCGTCAACTGGATCGCGGCCACGGTCCTGCGCAACGTCGAGCGCGACATGATCCGCGTGCGCCGGCGCGACACGGCGCGCGAACATCTCGCCAGCGGCGCCGATCCCGACGAGGTGGCGGACAGCGGTGACAGCGGGATCGGCGCGGCCGGGTATGCACGGCTGAACGGCGCCGTGCGGAAGTTGCTCGGCGATGACGCCCTTCTCGTGATCCGCGTGGCGATCGAGGGTTTCTCGCAAGCCGAGGTCGCCGTCGAACTGGGGCTGACCGAGGCCGCCGCCCGCAAGCGGTACCAGCGCGCCATGCGCCGGCTGCACGACGCCCTCGAGGAAATCCCCTGA
- a CDS encoding DUF2924 domain-containing protein: MTKPDPIPARLAALKSMSVTQLKAEWQTIFATAAPNNSRAFLESRLAYRIQELTYGGPDRETRRMLDLLADEVGGTLTRKSQIADPRNPVVGTRLIREWNGVEHTITVLRDGFEWQGRPYKSLSAIARAITGTRWNGYRFFGLRERKRGND; encoded by the coding sequence ATGACGAAGCCCGATCCCATCCCTGCGCGCCTAGCCGCGCTGAAGTCCATGTCCGTCACACAGTTGAAGGCGGAGTGGCAGACGATCTTTGCCACGGCGGCGCCGAACAACAGCCGGGCGTTCCTCGAGAGCCGGTTGGCCTACCGCATCCAGGAACTGACGTACGGCGGTCCGGATCGCGAAACCCGGCGCATGCTGGACCTGCTGGCCGACGAGGTCGGCGGCACACTGACGCGCAAGAGCCAGATCGCCGATCCTCGCAATCCCGTGGTCGGCACGAGGCTGATCCGCGAATGGAACGGGGTCGAGCACACGATCACGGTCTTGCGGGACGGATTCGAGTGGCAAGGCCGCCCATACAAATCCTTGTCCGCGATCGCGCGGGCGATCACCGGAACGCGCTGGAATGGCTACCGCTTCTTCGGGTTGCGCGAACGAAAGCGGGGGAATGATTGA
- a CDS encoding recombinase family protein: MDQRANAVRRQRCAIYTRKSSEEGLEQEFNSLHAQREACEAYIASQRSEGWVLVRDQYDDGGISGGTLERPGLKQLLADIEDGLIDVVVVYKIDRLSRSLMDFSKLVEVFDRNGVTFVSVTQSFNTTTSMGRLTLNILLSFAQFEREVTAERIRDKVRASRMKGMWMGGYVPLGYDVKDRKLVVNEEEAATVRGIFERFVEVGSATVLARELRRKGVRNKQGTLVDKGYLYRVLVNRVYRGDAVHKGKAYPGEHQAIIDGQLWDEVHAILRQNPRKRANNTRAQAPALLKGLIFTATGAAMTPSSTKRGTRRYRYYVSMDVIKNREPSDEGIPRRLPADLVEAAVVTELRRVMRAPSITAQVIAHLAREGHAFAEADVISALQTFEDVWGQLFPAEQTRIVQLLVRRVTVTSEGLVIDVRTDGVSGVMRDMMAPRKKVAAE; encoded by the coding sequence ATGGATCAGCGTGCAAATGCCGTCCGCCGCCAGCGCTGCGCCATCTACACGCGCAAATCCTCCGAGGAAGGGCTGGAACAGGAATTCAACAGCCTGCACGCCCAGCGAGAGGCCTGCGAGGCCTATATCGCCAGCCAGCGCTCTGAGGGCTGGGTGCTGGTCCGCGATCAGTATGACGACGGCGGCATCTCAGGCGGAACGTTGGAACGGCCCGGCCTCAAGCAGCTTCTGGCCGACATCGAGGACGGCCTGATTGATGTGGTGGTCGTCTACAAGATCGACCGCCTGTCGCGGTCGCTGATGGATTTCTCGAAGCTGGTCGAGGTCTTCGATCGCAACGGTGTGACTTTTGTCTCGGTCACGCAGTCCTTCAACACGACGACTTCCATGGGGCGGCTGACGCTGAACATCCTGCTCAGCTTCGCCCAGTTCGAGCGTGAGGTCACGGCCGAGCGCATCCGCGACAAGGTCCGCGCGTCCCGCATGAAGGGCATGTGGATGGGCGGCTACGTCCCGCTCGGGTATGACGTGAAGGACCGCAAACTCGTGGTGAACGAGGAAGAGGCCGCCACCGTGCGGGGCATCTTCGAACGGTTCGTCGAGGTCGGCTCAGCGACCGTGCTGGCCCGCGAACTGCGCCGCAAAGGGGTCCGCAACAAGCAGGGCACCTTGGTCGACAAGGGATATCTCTACAGGGTGCTGGTGAACCGCGTCTATCGCGGCGACGCGGTCCACAAGGGCAAGGCCTATCCCGGCGAGCATCAGGCCATCATCGACGGGCAGCTGTGGGATGAGGTCCATGCCATCTTGCGGCAGAACCCGCGAAAGCGCGCCAACAACACGCGCGCGCAGGCGCCTGCGCTGCTTAAGGGGCTGATCTTTACGGCCACGGGCGCCGCCATGACCCCGAGCAGTACGAAGAGGGGCACGCGCCGATACCGGTACTACGTCTCGATGGACGTCATCAAGAATCGCGAACCCAGCGATGAGGGCATCCCGCGCCGCCTTCCTGCCGACCTCGTGGAAGCGGCCGTGGTGACCGAGTTGCGGCGGGTGATGCGCGCGCCCTCGATCACGGCGCAGGTCATTGCCCACTTGGCGCGCGAGGGCCACGCCTTCGCCGAGGCCGACGTGATCTCCGCGCTGCAGACGTTCGAAGACGTCTGGGGCCAGCTATTCCCTGCAGAGCAGACCCGGATCGTGCAGTTGCTGGTGCGCCGGGTCACCGTGACGTCCGAAGGGCTGGTGATCGATGTCCGGACCGACGGCGTCTCGGGCGTCATGCGCGACATGATGGCCCCACGAAAGAAGGTGGCGGCGGAATGA
- a CDS encoding DUF3883 domain-containing protein, with the protein MSNGAWTDEENDLIVADYFAMLADDISARRYSKAEHRRALLPLLNDRSEGSVEFKHQNISAVLKGLGEDWIPGYKPAFNFQMTLVDAVARWLALNPAWFGRQPGLQTAAGLREAAQIWLGPPPTLSNQPPPQELDQMLHIARKFDVAGRDERNRALGRAGEERVLAHERASLRSAGRDDLARKVRWVSEEDGDGAGYDIASFAPDGLPRLIEVKTTNGWERTPFHITRNELAVAEERRSEWRLFRLWNFSREPKAFELHPPLDAHVSLTATTFQASFH; encoded by the coding sequence ATGTCGAACGGGGCGTGGACAGATGAAGAGAACGACCTGATCGTCGCGGATTACTTCGCGATGCTGGCCGATGACATCTCCGCGCGCCGCTACAGCAAGGCCGAGCATCGCCGCGCGCTGCTTCCGCTGCTGAACGACCGGTCCGAGGGGTCCGTCGAGTTCAAGCACCAGAACATTAGCGCGGTGCTGAAGGGTCTCGGCGAGGACTGGATCCCCGGCTACAAGCCCGCGTTCAATTTTCAGATGACGCTGGTGGATGCCGTGGCGCGGTGGCTGGCGCTGAACCCGGCCTGGTTCGGGCGCCAACCGGGGCTGCAAACCGCTGCTGGCCTGCGCGAAGCGGCGCAGATCTGGCTCGGGCCGCCGCCAACGCTATCGAACCAGCCCCCGCCGCAGGAGCTGGACCAGATGCTGCACATCGCCCGCAAGTTCGACGTGGCGGGCCGGGACGAGCGCAACCGGGCCCTCGGCCGCGCGGGCGAGGAGCGCGTGCTGGCGCATGAACGGGCGTCTCTTCGCTCGGCAGGACGGGACGATCTGGCGCGCAAGGTACGCTGGGTGTCGGAGGAGGATGGCGACGGCGCAGGCTACGACATTGCGAGTTTCGCTCCGGACGGGCTCCCGCGGCTGATCGAGGTCAAGACCACGAACGGATGGGAGCGCACGCCCTTCCACATCACCCGCAACGAACTGGCGGTGGCCGAGGAGCGCCGGTCGGAATGGCGCCTGTTCCGGCTGTGGAATTTCTCACGCGAGCCGAAGGCGTTCGAACTGCACCCGCCACTGGACGCGCATGTCTCGCTGACCGCGACGACGTTTCAGGCGAGTTTTCACTGA
- a CDS encoding capsule biosynthesis protein produces the protein MTTKPKAKKFRIRRSPTTSAEAASGADHNVSEAPVRPVPAAQQPPAQPRASLSRRPPEDTGASRPIPRPAASASAADAAARLSDRSASQQPRAQAPVTGQAPARAVSQTPAQAETSVRTATAHSRPMFSQTGAAPSAAQTAHMQPQSQPPQTQAQPSDAPRSGDVASAAQVAGETDMDAIRHEGLTGRQLRMARRVAQKHGLAPTSDFDAVRLLRARGIDPFQRTNMLELVKPAEAQSETQQFKVQLPQTVEVEKNKLPSTETISPAERRAVEIKRIQKDLAQRRRKKTLLLMVRLAVFVLLPTVVMGYYYYNVATPMYATKSEFLILKNDGAGSAVPSLLSGSAFDTSQDAIATQSFLQSKEVMMRLDRDEGFKDHFSQPSIDPIQRLDPEASNEDAYKLYKKSVQISFDPTEGVIKMEVTAADPELAAEFSRALIGYAEERIDNLTARKRNDSVDSALVNLEKAETDRRDAQEKLVRMQQEGNIVDPEGRIGALRAQINTRELELQEKRLQLQALLDNSRPNQAKVDGTRGDIRRLEALLATLNAEMTTATTGEQSLAELAVQIKLAEADLATRDLMLQSALERLETARREADSQARYMTTSVTPVASEDPSYPRKFENTILAFLIFAGAYLMVSLTASILREQVSS, from the coding sequence ATGACTACGAAACCCAAGGCTAAGAAGTTCAGGATCCGCAGGTCGCCGACGACCTCGGCAGAGGCCGCATCCGGCGCGGACCATAACGTGTCCGAGGCGCCGGTGCGCCCGGTCCCCGCCGCGCAACAGCCGCCCGCCCAGCCCAGGGCCAGCCTGTCGCGCCGTCCTCCGGAGGACACTGGCGCATCACGGCCCATCCCGCGCCCCGCAGCGTCCGCCTCGGCCGCGGATGCCGCCGCACGCCTCTCGGACCGGTCGGCATCGCAACAGCCCCGGGCGCAGGCCCCCGTGACCGGTCAGGCGCCGGCACGGGCCGTGTCGCAGACCCCCGCGCAGGCTGAGACATCGGTGCGGACCGCCACTGCTCATTCGCGACCGATGTTCTCGCAGACAGGGGCCGCCCCCTCCGCCGCGCAGACGGCCCACATGCAGCCGCAATCGCAGCCCCCGCAGACACAAGCCCAGCCCTCGGACGCCCCACGCAGCGGCGACGTCGCCTCGGCCGCGCAGGTCGCCGGCGAAACCGACATGGACGCGATCCGCCACGAGGGTCTGACCGGGCGCCAGTTGCGCATGGCGCGTCGCGTGGCACAGAAACACGGCCTTGCGCCGACCTCCGATTTCGACGCGGTGCGGTTGTTGCGCGCACGCGGCATCGACCCTTTCCAGCGCACCAACATGCTTGAACTGGTGAAGCCCGCCGAGGCCCAGAGCGAGACGCAGCAGTTCAAGGTCCAGCTGCCCCAGACCGTCGAGGTGGAGAAGAACAAGCTCCCGTCGACGGAAACGATCAGCCCCGCCGAACGGCGCGCGGTCGAGATCAAGCGCATCCAGAAGGACCTGGCCCAGCGTCGGCGCAAGAAGACGCTGTTGCTGATGGTCCGGCTGGCCGTCTTCGTACTGCTGCCGACGGTGGTGATGGGCTACTACTATTACAACGTCGCGACCCCGATGTACGCCACCAAGTCGGAGTTCCTGATCCTCAAGAACGACGGCGCGGGCTCTGCCGTGCCCAGTCTGCTGAGCGGCTCCGCTTTCGACACGTCGCAAGACGCGATTGCCACGCAAAGCTTCCTGCAGTCGAAGGAGGTGATGATGCGCCTAGACCGCGACGAGGGCTTCAAGGACCACTTCTCGCAGCCCTCCATCGACCCCATCCAGCGGCTCGATCCCGAGGCCTCCAACGAAGACGCCTACAAGCTCTACAAGAAGAGCGTGCAGATCAGCTTCGACCCGACGGAGGGCGTCATCAAGATGGAGGTGACGGCCGCCGACCCCGAACTCGCGGCAGAGTTCAGCCGGGCCCTCATCGGCTACGCCGAGGAACGCATCGACAACCTGACCGCCCGCAAGCGAAACGACTCCGTGGACTCGGCGCTCGTGAACCTCGAGAAGGCCGAGACCGACCGGCGCGACGCGCAGGAAAAGCTGGTACGCATGCAGCAGGAGGGCAATATCGTCGATCCCGAGGGCCGGATCGGCGCCCTGCGCGCCCAGATCAACACCCGGGAGCTGGAGCTGCAGGAGAAGAGGCTGCAATTGCAGGCCCTGCTCGACAACTCCCGCCCGAACCAGGCCAAGGTGGATGGCACACGGGGCGACATCCGGCGGCTCGAAGCGCTGCTGGCGACCCTGAACGCCGAGATGACGACCGCCACCACGGGCGAGCAGTCGCTGGCAGAGCTGGCCGTCCAGATCAAGCTGGCCGAAGCCGACCTCGCCACCCGCGACCTGATGCTTCAATCCGCGCTGGAGCGCCTGGAAACCGCGCGGCGCGAGGCCGACAGCCAGGCGCGCTACATGACCACATCGGTGACGCCGGTCGCGTCCGAGGATCCCAGCTATCCGCGCAAGTTCGAGAACACGATCCTCGCCTTCCTGATTTTCGCCGGCGCCTACCTTATGGTCTCGCTGACCGCCTCCATCCTGCGCGAACAGGTCTCGAGCTGA